Proteins encoded within one genomic window of Solibaculum mannosilyticum:
- the thiI gene encoding tRNA uracil 4-sulfurtransferase ThiI: MNEIILAKMGELALKGLNRSTFESILVKNIRRRLEGFGSFEIRKAQSVITIEPKDPSIDLDEAVEKVSQVFGIVALSRAMVAPKEMDAILDAAPGYLEETLENAKTFKVEAKRSDKTFPLKSPAICAAMGEKLLQSFPHLKVDVHHPDVTVMVEIRDFGAYIHGKVLPGAGGMPVGTGGRGLLLISGGIDSPVAGYMMAKRGLRLTAIHFASPPYTSERAERKVIELLTQVAGYAGRMKLLIVPFTSIQEAIRDNCPEDLFTVVMRRFMVRIASAVAEKRECLALVTGESVGQVASQTLPAMVCTDAVAQLPVLRPLCGMDKEEIMEISRKIGTFDISIQPYEDCCTVFTPKHPKTRPRLSDLEAAEQKLSLDQLVQEAVEGVREMVIEAR, translated from the coding sequence GTGAATGAAATCATACTGGCTAAAATGGGAGAATTGGCCCTCAAGGGCTTAAATCGGTCTACGTTTGAATCCATCTTAGTGAAAAATATCCGTCGCCGGCTGGAGGGGTTTGGTTCCTTTGAGATCCGCAAAGCCCAGTCGGTCATTACAATCGAGCCGAAGGATCCATCCATCGACCTGGACGAGGCGGTGGAGAAGGTCAGCCAGGTGTTCGGCATAGTGGCATTGTCCCGCGCTATGGTAGCGCCTAAGGAAATGGATGCCATCCTGGACGCTGCGCCGGGTTATCTGGAGGAGACGCTGGAGAACGCCAAAACATTTAAAGTAGAGGCAAAGCGTTCGGATAAAACTTTTCCGCTCAAGTCCCCGGCAATCTGCGCCGCCATGGGAGAGAAACTGCTCCAAAGCTTCCCTCATCTGAAGGTGGATGTGCATCATCCGGATGTCACCGTCATGGTGGAGATCCGGGATTTTGGCGCCTATATCCACGGGAAAGTACTGCCGGGAGCCGGCGGAATGCCGGTTGGAACAGGGGGCCGTGGTCTTCTGCTTATTTCCGGCGGTATCGACAGTCCCGTGGCAGGCTATATGATGGCAAAACGCGGCCTTCGGCTGACGGCCATTCACTTTGCCAGCCCCCCTTATACCAGCGAGAGGGCCGAACGCAAGGTCATTGAACTTCTGACCCAAGTGGCCGGATATGCCGGACGAATGAAATTATTGATCGTACCCTTTACCTCCATCCAAGAGGCCATCCGGGATAACTGTCCAGAGGACCTGTTTACCGTAGTCATGCGCCGTTTTATGGTGCGCATCGCTTCGGCCGTGGCGGAGAAGAGGGAATGTCTGGCATTGGTGACGGGGGAAAGCGTCGGCCAGGTGGCAAGTCAGACCTTGCCCGCCATGGTGTGTACCGATGCCGTGGCACAGCTTCCGGTGCTGCGCCCTTTGTGCGGCATGGATAAAGAGGAGATTATGGAAATCTCCCGTAAAATCGGAACATTTGATATTTCCATCCAGCCCTATGAGGACTGTTGTACTGTATTTACACCCAAGCATCCCAAGACAAGACCACGGCTTTCCGACTTGGAAGCGGCGGAACAGAAATTGTCTCTTGACCAGTTGGTGCAGGAAGCAGTGGAAGGCGTGCGGGAGATGGTAATAGAAGCCCGATAG
- a CDS encoding cysteine desulfurase family protein: MQDIYLDNSATTAVCKEAVERMVQVMTVSYGNPSSLHQKGIEAEDEMDRARRAVAARLNCTEREIVFTSGGTEANNLALFGGTAAKKRAGKRIVVTQLEHSSVYETADALEQQGFEVIRLAPGPDGKIPVQSIYEAVNEDTILVSMMLVNNETGAIQPVEHIKKAVKKAGAPALIHCDAVQAFGKMSCRPAALGVDLMTVSSHKIHGPKGAGALYIRKGTRILPRQFGGSQEQAIRPGTEGVPSIAGFGAAVEALGDTVQHAAEASKLWNALWEAAEKLPGVRINSPKDALPYVFNLSVEGIRSETMLHFLAGKGIYVSSGSACSKGALSRPLAAMGLDRKTVDSALRISFSRFNRMEHVEALVAGIEEGIARLRK; this comes from the coding sequence TTGCAGGATATTTATCTGGACAACAGCGCCACTACCGCGGTCTGCAAGGAAGCGGTCGAACGTATGGTACAGGTGATGACGGTGTCGTACGGCAATCCGTCGTCGTTGCATCAGAAGGGGATTGAGGCCGAGGACGAGATGGATCGCGCCCGTCGTGCCGTGGCCGCCCGTCTGAACTGTACAGAGCGGGAGATTGTGTTCACCTCCGGCGGCACCGAAGCCAATAACTTGGCCTTATTCGGCGGTACGGCCGCAAAGAAGAGGGCTGGGAAACGCATCGTCGTCACACAGCTGGAGCATTCCTCGGTGTATGAAACGGCGGATGCGCTGGAGCAGCAGGGGTTTGAGGTGATCCGTCTCGCCCCGGGGCCGGATGGCAAAATTCCCGTACAGTCCATCTATGAGGCGGTCAATGAGGACACGATACTGGTCAGCATGATGCTGGTCAACAATGAAACCGGCGCCATTCAGCCGGTGGAGCACATAAAGAAAGCCGTGAAGAAGGCGGGAGCTCCCGCCCTCATCCACTGTGACGCTGTGCAGGCGTTTGGGAAGATGTCCTGTCGTCCCGCGGCTCTGGGGGTGGACCTCATGACGGTTTCATCCCACAAGATCCACGGTCCAAAAGGAGCGGGGGCTTTGTATATCCGCAAGGGAACGCGCATCTTACCCAGACAATTCGGAGGCAGCCAGGAGCAGGCAATCCGTCCTGGAACCGAAGGCGTGCCGTCCATCGCCGGATTTGGCGCTGCGGTAGAGGCGCTGGGCGATACGGTCCAGCACGCGGCGGAGGCCTCCAAGCTGTGGAACGCATTGTGGGAAGCGGCGGAGAAGCTGCCGGGTGTACGCATCAATTCGCCAAAGGACGCATTGCCCTATGTCTTTAACTTGTCGGTAGAGGGGATCCGTTCGGAGACCATGCTCCACTTCCTGGCGGGGAAAGGTATTTATGTGTCCAGCGGATCGGCTTGTTCCAAGGGAGCGCTCAGCCGTCCCCTCGCGGCCATGGGGCTTGACAGAAAGACAGTAGACAGCGCTTTGCGCATCAGCTTCTCCCGGTTTAACCGGATGGAGCACGTGGAGGCTTTGGTAGCAGGCATCGAGGAGGGCATAGCCCGCCTGAGAAAATAA
- the yfbR gene encoding 5'-deoxynucleotidase, whose amino-acid sequence MHQSHFFAMLSRMKHINRWGLMRNTYPENISEHSLQVAMIAHALAVLRNRRFGGSVSPERVALLSLFHDTPEILTGDLPTPVKYRNTAIRSAYQQVELDSAQQLLQLLPDDLQGDYRSLFLPEKEEKELWVLVKAADKISALIKCIEEQKAGNQEFRTAAVSTRQSIVDMHIPEADVFLEQFLPSFSLTLDELNCDA is encoded by the coding sequence ATGCATCAAAGTCATTTCTTTGCCATGCTGTCCCGGATGAAGCATATCAATCGCTGGGGTCTCATGCGCAATACCTATCCGGAAAACATCAGCGAACACAGCCTCCAGGTGGCCATGATTGCCCATGCGTTGGCTGTTTTGCGCAACCGCCGGTTCGGCGGATCGGTTTCTCCGGAACGGGTGGCTTTGCTCTCCCTCTTTCACGATACGCCTGAAATCCTCACCGGCGATCTTCCCACCCCGGTGAAATACCGCAACACCGCTATTCGGTCGGCCTATCAGCAGGTGGAACTGGATTCCGCCCAGCAGCTGCTACAGCTCCTACCCGACGATTTGCAGGGGGATTACCGCTCCCTTTTCCTCCCCGAAAAGGAGGAAAAGGAGCTCTGGGTGCTGGTCAAGGCGGCGGACAAGATCTCCGCCCTCATCAAATGCATCGAGGAACAGAAGGCCGGCAATCAGGAATTTCGGACGGCAGCCGTCTCTACCCGCCAATCCATTGTGGACATGCATATCCCTGAAGCCGACGTTTTTTTAGAGCAATTTCTCCCCTCCTTCTCCCTGACGCTGGATGAGCTAAATTGCGACGCGTAA
- a CDS encoding glycoside hydrolase family 13 protein produces MAFCPFHAYDPDHRSPFGAVPAGTAVHLRVLLPRDYGCSSCTLVIRADDQKEARRYGMFWCGMHGQNSEWWECHFRPETPGLYWYSFECQTHQGTLPISARPDGSGVLGGQGTWQLTAYDPSFQTPDWIKGGVYYQIFPDRFACSGRSKQDVPAGRTLRQDWGGQPEWRPNAEGKVTNSDFFGGDLPGIEQKLPYLERLGVTCLYLNPIFESHSNHRYDTADYTKIDPLLGCEDDLKHLCAQAAKHGIHIVLDGVFSHTGSDSVYFNREGRYPPNGAYNTQDSPYYSWYKFQKWPELYTSWWGFITLPEVHEEDPSFLEFICGEQGVLKKWLRCGVSGWRLDVADELPDVFLERLRQAVKEQSPDALILGEVWEDASNKESYGARRKFLLGNQLDSVMNYPFRNAILGFLTGGKAEDFLSIVLSVCEHYPAPALHTLMNHIGTHDTERALTILAGEPENGRGRDWQSQQCLSPDQKAHGLQFMRLASAMQYTLPGVPSVYYGDETGMEGYKDPFNRGCYPWGKEDVSLVEWYCSLGRIRKACPALVDGEFIPLFSQGDILAFGRRKGNDTILTVINRSSSPAAFPLPKGWENVACILGKKENDTIVLTPHDAVLAGTGQWINKLLSTSKDG; encoded by the coding sequence ATGGCATTCTGCCCTTTCCACGCCTATGATCCTGACCATCGCAGTCCTTTCGGGGCCGTCCCTGCCGGGACGGCGGTTCATCTTCGCGTCCTGCTGCCCAGGGATTACGGCTGTTCCTCCTGTACCCTGGTCATCCGGGCCGACGATCAGAAGGAGGCCCGGCGGTATGGGATGTTTTGGTGCGGCATGCACGGCCAGAATTCCGAGTGGTGGGAGTGCCATTTTAGACCGGAGACTCCGGGACTTTACTGGTATTCCTTTGAATGCCAGACCCATCAGGGGACATTGCCTATTTCAGCCCGTCCCGACGGCAGCGGCGTCCTAGGCGGACAGGGTACCTGGCAGCTTACCGCATACGACCCCTCTTTTCAGACGCCCGACTGGATCAAAGGCGGCGTCTATTATCAGATTTTCCCGGATCGTTTTGCCTGTTCCGGCCGGTCGAAACAGGATGTCCCCGCCGGACGTACCCTGCGGCAGGATTGGGGCGGACAACCGGAATGGCGTCCCAATGCCGAGGGCAAGGTGACCAATTCGGATTTCTTTGGCGGCGATCTTCCGGGCATCGAACAAAAGCTCCCCTATTTGGAACGTTTGGGTGTAACATGCCTGTATCTCAATCCCATTTTTGAATCCCATTCCAACCATCGTTACGATACCGCAGACTACACAAAAATCGATCCCCTTCTTGGATGCGAGGACGATTTAAAACATCTGTGCGCCCAGGCGGCCAAACACGGGATCCATATTGTTTTGGACGGCGTCTTTAGTCATACCGGTTCCGACTCGGTCTATTTTAACCGGGAAGGACGCTATCCTCCAAACGGCGCTTACAATACCCAAGATTCCCCCTATTACTCCTGGTACAAATTCCAGAAATGGCCGGAGCTTTATACCTCCTGGTGGGGATTTATCACCTTGCCGGAGGTTCACGAAGAGGATCCTTCCTTTTTGGAATTTATCTGCGGAGAGCAAGGGGTCTTAAAAAAATGGCTCCGGTGCGGCGTGTCCGGCTGGCGGCTGGATGTGGCCGACGAACTCCCGGATGTCTTTTTGGAACGGCTGCGTCAAGCCGTCAAGGAGCAGTCGCCCGACGCCCTCATTTTAGGGGAGGTTTGGGAGGACGCCTCCAATAAGGAAAGCTATGGCGCCCGGCGTAAGTTCCTGCTGGGGAACCAGTTGGATTCGGTGATGAATTACCCCTTCCGCAACGCCATCCTCGGGTTCTTGACCGGAGGAAAGGCGGAGGATTTTCTCTCTATCGTGCTGTCGGTGTGTGAACATTATCCCGCACCGGCGCTGCATACCCTCATGAACCACATCGGTACCCATGATACCGAACGGGCTCTTACGATTCTTGCCGGGGAACCGGAAAACGGCCGCGGTCGGGACTGGCAGTCACAGCAGTGTTTGTCCCCGGATCAGAAAGCTCATGGATTACAGTTCATGCGTCTTGCTTCCGCTATGCAGTATACCTTGCCCGGCGTCCCGTCCGTCTACTACGGCGACGAAACCGGGATGGAAGGGTACAAGGATCCCTTTAACCGGGGATGCTATCCCTGGGGAAAGGAAGATGTTTCTCTTGTGGAATGGTACTGCAGTTTGGGCCGTATCCGCAAAGCATGCCCGGCTTTGGTGGACGGCGAATTTATTCCCCTGTTCTCCCAGGGAGATATCCTGGCTTTCGGCCGGCGCAAAGGAAATGATACGATTTTAACCGTGATCAATCGGTCGAGTAGTCCCGCCGCTTTTCCATTGCCCAAGGGGTGGGAAAATGTCGCTTGCATCCTTGGGAAGAAAGAAAATGACACCATTGTCCTCACCCCTCATGACGCTGTGCTAGCCGGCACGGGGCAATGGATCAATAAACTACTATCAACCAGTAAGGACGGCTGA
- a CDS encoding metal-dependent transcriptional regulator: MKKLSPSLEDYLETIHILEQQGPVHVTDIANELGLSKPSVNRAVKTLAQDGLCDHEPYGTIRLTEEGSHIASEVLFRHVTIKGFLIQQLGISEKVAEEDACRMEHVVSAETMEKLIAYIKKSQDQ, encoded by the coding sequence ATGAAGAAACTATCCCCTTCTTTGGAGGATTACCTGGAGACTATCCACATTCTAGAGCAGCAGGGGCCGGTGCATGTCACCGACATTGCCAACGAATTGGGGCTCTCCAAACCCAGCGTCAATCGGGCGGTCAAGACGCTTGCTCAGGACGGCCTTTGCGACCATGAACCCTATGGCACCATCCGCCTCACGGAGGAAGGGAGTCACATTGCATCAGAAGTGCTGTTCCGCCATGTCACCATCAAGGGATTCCTCATCCAGCAGCTCGGTATCTCGGAAAAGGTGGCTGAAGAGGACGCTTGCCGTATGGAACATGTGGTCAGTGCTGAAACGATGGAAAAGTTGATTGCGTACATCAAAAAGTCCCAAGATCAATAA
- a CDS encoding UDP-N-acetylmuramoyl-L-alanyl-D-glutamate--2,6-diaminopimelate ligase, producing MKFVRLLEQAGFPACCSPDREVEALCYDSRKAASDNAFVALCGTVSDGHAFVQSAYDNGCRAFVVQRPVTLPSDADIVQVPDTRAALASLSACLFEHPATRIKTIGITGTKGKTSVAHLIRHMLDETGHKAGLIGTTGIRFGDVVRKTVNTTPESYELQRALSDMEKADCQYACVEVSSQGLMTHRVDGLPFEIGIFTNLSPDHIGPGEHSSFEEYMGWKAQLFRRCRIGILNRDDAHFADMAKDSTCVIRTFGMNDQADYWADDVQLLREPGFLGVGFTCHTPADSFPVRLPQPGRFSVYNALAAIGAGCELGIPLSQIATVLAGAVIPGRIQLIPALPYCTIVVDYAHNELSLRSILTTLREYHPRRLICLFGSVGGRTQLRRQTLAHAAAQLADFSILTSDNPDFEDPVAILEDIEQGMSAAKGHFISIPDRGDAIRYAVDMAKPGDMILLAGKGHEDYQLIRGERIPFCERDVVEEAARQRLSRESSGKS from the coding sequence GTGAAATTTGTCCGCTTGCTGGAACAAGCCGGTTTCCCGGCATGCTGTTCTCCCGATCGGGAGGTGGAGGCGCTTTGCTACGATTCCCGCAAAGCCGCGTCTGATAACGCCTTCGTGGCTCTGTGCGGAACAGTCTCCGACGGCCACGCCTTTGTCCAGTCGGCTTACGACAACGGATGCCGCGCCTTTGTGGTGCAGCGCCCTGTTACTCTGCCCAGTGACGCCGACATCGTCCAAGTGCCGGATACCAGGGCGGCCCTTGCATCGCTGTCGGCCTGCCTCTTTGAGCATCCTGCAACTCGGATCAAGACCATTGGTATCACCGGAACAAAGGGAAAGACTTCGGTGGCCCACTTGATCCGCCATATGCTGGACGAAACCGGGCACAAGGCCGGTCTGATCGGCACTACCGGCATCCGGTTTGGAGACGTAGTCCGCAAAACGGTCAACACCACCCCGGAATCCTACGAGCTACAAAGAGCGCTCTCGGACATGGAGAAAGCCGATTGCCAATACGCCTGTGTGGAAGTGTCCTCCCAGGGGCTGATGACCCATCGGGTGGACGGCCTTCCCTTTGAGATCGGCATCTTTACCAACCTCTCTCCCGATCACATCGGGCCGGGGGAGCACAGTAGTTTTGAGGAATATATGGGGTGGAAGGCCCAGTTGTTCCGCCGCTGTAGAATCGGCATCCTCAACCGGGACGACGCCCATTTTGCCGATATGGCAAAGGACTCTACTTGTGTCATCCGCACCTTTGGCATGAACGATCAGGCCGATTATTGGGCCGACGACGTCCAGCTCCTGCGGGAACCGGGATTCCTGGGGGTTGGGTTTACCTGTCATACCCCGGCCGACAGCTTCCCCGTCCGTCTCCCTCAGCCCGGCCGGTTCAGCGTCTACAACGCCTTAGCGGCCATCGGGGCTGGATGCGAGCTGGGCATCCCTCTGTCCCAAATCGCCACTGTGTTAGCTGGGGCCGTCATCCCCGGCCGTATTCAGCTCATCCCCGCCCTGCCCTACTGCACCATCGTGGTGGACTACGCCCACAATGAGCTAAGCCTTCGCTCTATTCTTACCACCCTGCGGGAATATCATCCCCGCCGGCTCATCTGCCTCTTCGGCTCGGTGGGGGGACGCACTCAGCTCCGCCGCCAAACCTTGGCTCATGCCGCCGCTCAGCTCGCCGATTTTTCCATCCTCACCAGCGACAATCCCGATTTTGAGGATCCGGTGGCCATCTTGGAGGATATCGAGCAGGGGATGTCGGCGGCCAAGGGACATTTTATCTCCATCCCCGACCGTGGGGACGCCATCCGCTACGCGGTGGATATGGCAAAGCCTGGGGATATGATCCTTCTAGCCGGCAAGGGTCACGAGGATTACCAGCTGATCCGTGGGGAACGCATCCCATTTTGTGAACGGGATGTGGTGGAGGAAGCCGCCCGGCAACGTCTCAGCCGGGAATCGAGCGGGAAATCCTGA
- a CDS encoding lipid II:glycine glycyltransferase FemX — translation MQPLDPKMQKIDEFVQSCPKGHFMQSPQWGQFKDAWHNEFVTVEDADGNLKGSMSLLIRKTPFLGYSMMYSPRGPVCDIHDRETIRELIGKASQVAKQHRCYTLKIDPDVSIEDKEFSDIFRDLGFSINSDIKGFDGIQPHFVFRLNIEGKSEEEILAGFGKKHRKNVRRAIKYGVTVRVGSREELSKFWELVHETGERQHFGIRSLAYFERMYDLLAPDHLRYLILEYEGEMIAGCLGVQYGDKVWCLYSATSDHHRDKKATYLMRWNLILWAKEKGCRIFDLMGVPGIVPETHPLYGLYSVKKGFGGDLIEFAGEMDLIFHPVVYSLIEHGIEIRHKLRQLLHGSKKPSSSSQEGEKSEETLSGQEPS, via the coding sequence ATGCAGCCACTTGATCCAAAGATGCAGAAGATCGATGAATTTGTCCAATCTTGTCCCAAGGGACATTTTATGCAGTCCCCCCAGTGGGGGCAGTTCAAAGACGCGTGGCACAATGAATTTGTCACAGTGGAGGACGCCGACGGCAATCTAAAGGGCAGCATGAGCCTTTTGATCCGCAAGACTCCCTTCCTGGGGTACAGCATGATGTATTCCCCCCGCGGCCCTGTGTGCGATATCCATGACCGGGAGACCATCCGGGAATTAATCGGAAAGGCCTCCCAGGTGGCTAAACAGCATCGGTGCTATACCCTTAAAATCGATCCGGATGTGTCCATTGAGGACAAGGAATTCTCCGATATCTTCCGGGATCTGGGTTTTTCCATCAACAGCGACATCAAGGGGTTTGACGGCATCCAGCCCCATTTTGTGTTCCGCCTCAACATCGAAGGAAAATCCGAAGAGGAAATCCTGGCCGGGTTTGGCAAAAAACATCGCAAAAACGTCCGGCGCGCCATCAAATACGGCGTCACCGTCCGGGTCGGAAGCCGGGAGGAATTGTCTAAATTCTGGGAGCTTGTACACGAAACCGGCGAGCGTCAGCATTTCGGCATCCGGAGCCTGGCGTATTTTGAACGGATGTATGATCTCCTGGCTCCCGATCACCTGCGTTATCTCATCCTGGAGTACGAGGGCGAGATGATCGCCGGATGTTTGGGCGTCCAGTACGGCGACAAGGTGTGGTGCCTCTACTCGGCTACGTCGGATCACCATCGGGATAAAAAGGCCACCTACCTGATGCGTTGGAATCTGATCCTCTGGGCCAAGGAAAAGGGATGCCGCATCTTTGACCTGATGGGGGTACCGGGCATCGTGCCGGAAACCCATCCCCTCTACGGCCTTTATTCGGTTAAGAAAGGCTTTGGCGGCGATCTCATCGAATTCGCCGGGGAGATGGATTTGATTTTCCATCCGGTTGTCTACTCCCTGATTGAGCACGGCATTGAGATCCGGCACAAGCTGCGTCAACTTCTTCACGGCAGCAAAAAGCCTTCGTCTTCCTCCCAGGAGGGGGAAAAATCGGAGGAAACCTTATCCGGACAGGAACCATCGTGA
- a CDS encoding GNAT family N-acetyltransferase: MIRLIREEEVDVLLPLCEKSALGCRIGSALLCYQGASFFDVWVQEDASGIQAILCRLDGAMTIVDIGKTGHPEQMAFCNAVGFSSLTASSCSLKAMGLAPSTGGVSMAFPARTDKLPNISPDCAGQNGEASKALGSSSGICWDASPRLYYPILEQCQGDGIQFPPFDTWYVDCSHRMRRGWMRGAIVRENSVDAGCILAVETPHAALITGVAVLPRFRGNGMGKRLVSSMLSSLTAEHKTCFLLCRPELTDFYRSLGFQPSGHWASALTASVEVSL, encoded by the coding sequence GTGATCCGTCTGATCCGGGAAGAAGAGGTGGACGTCCTTCTTCCCCTGTGCGAAAAGAGCGCTTTGGGATGTCGGATAGGGTCGGCTTTGCTCTGTTACCAAGGGGCGTCTTTTTTCGACGTCTGGGTACAAGAGGATGCTTCCGGCATTCAGGCCATCCTCTGCCGGCTGGACGGCGCCATGACCATTGTGGATATAGGCAAGACCGGCCATCCGGAACAAATGGCTTTCTGCAATGCCGTCGGGTTTTCCAGCCTGACGGCTTCCTCTTGTTCCCTCAAGGCGATGGGACTGGCCCCGTCGACAGGTGGGGTCAGTATGGCATTCCCAGCGCGGACGGACAAGCTTCCTAATATCTCTCCCGACTGCGCCGGACAAAATGGAGAAGCATCGAAAGCCTTGGGTTCCTCCTCGGGCATCTGTTGGGACGCTTCTCCCCGCCTTTATTACCCCATCCTAGAGCAGTGCCAAGGGGATGGCATCCAGTTCCCCCCATTTGACACGTGGTATGTGGATTGTTCCCACCGTATGCGCCGGGGATGGATGCGGGGAGCCATCGTCCGGGAAAATAGCGTGGATGCCGGATGCATCTTAGCGGTGGAGACCCCTCATGCCGCCCTGATTACCGGGGTGGCTGTCCTGCCCCGCTTCCGCGGCAATGGTATGGGAAAAAGATTGGTATCCTCTATGCTCTCTTCCCTTACAGCTGAACACAAGACGTGTTTTCTTCTATGCCGTCCTGAGCTGACCGACTTCTACCGCTCGCTTGGATTTCAACCGTCCGGACACTGGGCCTCTGCCCTGACGGCTTCTGTGGAGGTATCGCTATGA
- a CDS encoding putative ABC transporter permease translates to MTHTIFGYPLQQLTFYFAFYAMVGWILECIYCSIGQRKAVNRGFLYGPWCPVYGFGAVALIVTLSPLKEYPLLFVPLSILVTSVIELITGLIFERVLHMKLWDYTGKFLNIKGYVCFKNSLIWGILSALFVWFIHPQVEKVYLDMPSGVTYYGSLIILLVFGTDFFLSLIRSVKLSEHLRVLEERMQEARQTLDRLKEANGVQKALLEKRAEETRRLTEQKMEATAKRFRHHLKAFPTLSSKTYPTSLKAAREALKNRRRNQK, encoded by the coding sequence ATGACACATACCATCTTTGGCTATCCCTTGCAGCAGCTTACATTCTACTTTGCCTTCTACGCCATGGTGGGTTGGATCTTGGAATGCATTTACTGTTCTATCGGCCAGCGGAAGGCCGTCAACCGTGGGTTTCTGTACGGCCCCTGGTGCCCGGTCTATGGGTTCGGTGCCGTGGCCTTGATTGTAACCCTCTCCCCACTGAAAGAATATCCCTTATTGTTTGTTCCCCTCTCCATCCTGGTGACCTCGGTGATCGAGCTTATCACAGGCCTTATCTTTGAACGGGTCCTACATATGAAGCTTTGGGATTACACCGGTAAATTCCTGAACATCAAGGGTTATGTCTGTTTCAAAAATTCCCTGATCTGGGGCATACTATCGGCCCTGTTTGTGTGGTTTATCCATCCGCAGGTGGAAAAGGTCTATCTGGACATGCCAAGTGGCGTAACTTACTATGGCTCTCTTATCATCCTGCTGGTGTTCGGTACGGACTTCTTCCTTTCCCTCATCCGCTCGGTCAAGCTGAGCGAACATCTGCGGGTGCTGGAAGAACGCATGCAGGAGGCGCGCCAGACACTGGATCGTCTCAAGGAGGCAAACGGCGTGCAGAAAGCTTTGCTTGAAAAACGTGCAGAAGAAACGCGCCGTCTGACCGAACAAAAAATGGAGGCCACTGCCAAACGCTTCCGCCATCATCTTAAGGCATTTCCCACTCTATCGTCTAAAACCTATCCCACTTCTTTAAAAGCCGCTCGTGAAGCGCTTAAAAATCGCCGGAGGAATCAAAAATGA
- a CDS encoding aminotransferase class I/II-fold pyridoxal phosphate-dependent enzyme, producing the protein MQRPFFTYHPAVQEAAQKALDLVKPALDRIDRVTEQNQQKVLAAFIDNRVSESHFAASTGYGYDDRGRDLLDRVFADALGAEDALVRTSFLSGTHTLGIALFGVLRPGDVMLSVTGLPYDTIHSVIGLRGEGQGSLKDFGVGYRQVDLMPDGSPDFDSIADALTSDVKMVYLQRSRGYSLRPTLSAKTIGEVAQFVKQRRPDVVVMLDNCYGEFVETVEPVELGVDLMAGSLIKNAGGGIAPTGGYIAGRSDLVELCSYRHTVPGVGREIGATLGHTRDLFMGLFHAPHVTGEALKTAAFAAALMQQLGYDVTPRPLEERYDIIQAIQLRDRDSLIAFCQGMQAGAPIDAFVTPEPWDMPGYDSQVIMAAGAFTLGASIELSADAPLREPWAVWMQGGLNFHSGKVGVMLAASHLMRALEKKAESSK; encoded by the coding sequence ATGCAAAGACCTTTTTTTACTTATCATCCCGCCGTCCAGGAGGCCGCCCAGAAGGCTCTCGATCTGGTAAAGCCCGCTTTGGACCGCATTGACCGCGTCACCGAACAGAACCAGCAAAAAGTGCTGGCCGCTTTTATCGACAACCGAGTCAGTGAAAGCCACTTCGCCGCCTCCACTGGTTACGGCTACGACGACCGGGGCCGGGATCTCCTGGACCGGGTATTTGCCGACGCTTTGGGTGCAGAGGATGCTTTGGTCCGCACCTCGTTCCTTTCCGGAACCCATACGCTGGGCATCGCCCTCTTCGGCGTACTGCGTCCGGGAGACGTCATGCTGTCGGTGACGGGGCTGCCTTACGACACCATCCATTCAGTCATCGGCCTGCGTGGAGAGGGGCAGGGTTCCCTCAAGGATTTCGGCGTAGGATACCGGCAGGTGGATCTGATGCCTGACGGTTCCCCCGATTTTGACTCCATTGCCGACGCCTTGACTTCCGACGTCAAAATGGTCTATCTCCAGCGTTCCAGGGGCTACAGCCTGCGCCCCACCCTATCAGCCAAGACGATCGGAGAGGTCGCCCAGTTTGTCAAACAGCGCCGTCCCGATGTTGTGGTCATGCTGGACAACTGCTACGGCGAATTCGTGGAGACTGTGGAACCGGTAGAGCTGGGCGTGGATCTCATGGCCGGCTCCCTCATCAAAAATGCAGGCGGCGGCATCGCCCCCACGGGAGGTTACATCGCCGGACGCAGCGATCTGGTGGAACTCTGCTCTTACCGTCATACCGTCCCCGGCGTGGGGCGTGAGATCGGCGCCACGTTAGGCCACACGCGGGATTTGTTTATGGGACTGTTCCATGCCCCTCACGTCACAGGCGAAGCGCTCAAAACCGCTGCCTTTGCCGCCGCTTTGATGCAGCAATTGGGATACGACGTCACCCCTCGTCCTCTGGAGGAGCGGTATGACATCATCCAGGCCATCCAGCTGCGGGATAGGGATTCCCTCATCGCCTTCTGCCAGGGGATGCAGGCCGGTGCACCTATCGACGCCTTTGTCACGCCGGAACCTTGGGATATGCCGGGATACGACAGCCAGGTCATCATGGCTGCCGGCGCTTTTACCTTGGGAGCTTCCATTGAACTCTCCGCCGACGCCCCCCTCCGGGAACCCTGGGCCGTTTGGATGCAGGGCGGTCTTAATTTCCACTCGGGAAAAGTAGGCGTCATGCTGGCGGCTTCCCATCTCATGCGGGCCTTGGAGAAAAAAGCTGAATCATCTAAATAA